In Cinclus cinclus chromosome 13, bCinCin1.1, whole genome shotgun sequence, a genomic segment contains:
- the SEMA4B gene encoding semaphorin-4B, with translation MAARPVLPVLAALLLSAAPEPVPRVSLPYDSPERVVQRFEAPGVSNYTALLLSPDGGTLYLGARELLLTLNTSNFQPNSPVRRLLWSADEEKKRQCVFKGKDPQRDCHNYIKLLLQLNSTHLYTCGTCAFSPACAYINVQHFSLERDASGKVVLEDGKGRCPFDPEYRSTAVMVDGELYAGTVSNFQGNEPTISRSQDSRIALKTENSLNWLQDPAFVGSAYLRESLPAGSPEGDDDKVYFFFSETGKEFDYFENTIVSRIARVCKGDQGGERVLQRRWTTFLKAQLLCSHPEDGFPFNVLQDIFVLTPGELRWRETLFYGVFTSQWNKGGLGSSAVCAFPMHSVQRAFGGLYKEVNRETQQWYTDTSPVPEPRPGMCITSHTRRLKINSSLQMPDRVLNFIKDHFLMDSPVRSQPLLLQSQRRYQQIGVHRAQGVHGTYDVLFLGTDDGRLHKAVRVNHGVHIIEEIHLFPDGQPILQLLLDQNKGLVYAATYAAVAQVPFANCSLYHSCGECVLARDPFCAWSSSACRRVAPHPPAHSQHWAQDIEDADTERLCQRANASQPRPRILLTSASGIPCQQIRLPPNAVQPLPCQLLSNLASRHWLHNGADVNASYLVLPDGALILVGSPERAGIYECWSLEEGFHKLMASYCVGVQEPALGPANSGRKVAAGRDTLETVSTSRSTSAVGSAAAWLDGKTYWTEFLVMCVLFAAAVLVLAFFVLHRHRDGMKALLEPGDPSRHQKPPRKPVESLPLNGSSLPSTAPEHKGYQALQDNYIVSTPVHEPPGPPRTFSESEKRPLHIRDSFVEVSPACQRPRVRLGSEIQDSVV, from the exons ATGGCGGCGCGGCCGGTGCTGCCGGTCCTGGCGGCGCTGCTGCTCTCGGCGGCTCCGGAGCCTGTCCCGCGGGTCAGCCTGCCCTACG ACTCACCTGAGAGAGTAGTGCAGCGCTTTGAGGCACCTGGTGTGTCCAACTACACAGCCCTACTGCTGAGCCCGGACGGTGGGACCCTCTACCTGGGGGCACgagagctgctcctcaccctCAACACCAGCAACTTCCAACCCAACTCCCCAGTTCGTAGG ctgctgtggagtGCAGATGAAGAGAAGAAGAGGCAGTGTGTGTTCAAGGGCAAGGACCCCCAG AGGGACTGTCACAACTACAtcaagctgctgctgcagctgaacagCACTCACCTGTACACCTGTGGGACCTGCGCCTTCAGCCCAGCCTGCGCCTACATC AATGTGCAGCACTTCAGCCTGGAGCGGGATGCATCGGGGAAGGTGGTACTGGAGGATGGGAAAGGACGCTGCCCCTTTGACCCCGAGTACCGCTCCACAGCTGTCATGGTCG ACGGCGAGCTCTACGCCGGGACCGTCAGCAACTTCCAGGGCAATGAGCCGACCATCTCCCGCAGCCAGGACAGCCGCATCGCCCTCAAGACCGAGAACTCCCTCAACTGGCTGCAAG ACCCAGCATTCGTGGGCTCAGCCTACCTGCGGGAGAGCCTGCCTGCCGGCAGCCCTGAGGGCGACGATGACAAGGTCTACTTCTTCTTCAGTGAGACCGGGAAGGAGTTTGACTATTTTGAGAACACCATCGTCTCCCGCATTGCACGTGTGTGCAAG GGGGACCAGGGCGGGGAGCGCGTGCTGCAGCGACGCTGGACGACCTTCCTgaaggcacagctgctctgctcacaCCCTGAGGATGGGTTCCCCTTCAACGTGCTGCAGGACATCTTTGTGCTCACCCCGGGTGAGCTGCGCTGGAGGGAGACACTCTTCTATGGTGTCTTCACCTCGCAGTG GAACAAGGGTGGACTGGGCAGCTCAGCCGTCTGCGCCTTCCCCATGCACAGCGTGCAGCGTGCCTTTGGTGGGCTCTACAAGGAGGTGAACCGCGAGACACAGCAGTGGTACACGGACACCAGCCCCGTGCCAGAGCCCCGGCCAGGCATG TGCATCACCAGCCACACACGGCGCCTGAAGATCAATTCGTCGCTGCAGATGCCAGATCGGGTGCTGAACTTTATCAAGGACCACTTCCTGATGGACAGCCCCGTGCGCAGCCAgccgctgctgctgcagagccagcgGCGCTACCAGCAGATCGGCGTGCACCGTGCGCAGGGCGTGCACGGCACCTATGACGTCCTGTTCCTGGGCACGG ATGATGGGCGGCTGCACAAGGCTGTGCGGGTGAACCACGGTGTGCACATCATTGAGGAGATCCACCTCTTCCCTGACGGGcagcccattctccagctgctgctggaccaGAACAAG GGCCTTGTCTATGCAGCCACCTACGCAGCAGTGGCGCAGGTGCCCTTTGCCAACTGCAGCCTGTACCACAGCTGTGGGGAGTGTGTGCTGGCACGGGATCCCTTCTGCGCCTGGAGCTCGAGTGCCTGCCGCAGGGTCGCCCCACATCCCCCGGCACACTCACA GCACTGGGCACAGGACATCGAGGATGCTGACACAGAGCGGCTCTGCCAGCGGGCCAATGCCTCCCAGCCCCGTCCCCGCATCCTCCTGACCTCAG CCTCGGGCATCCCGTGCCAGCAGATCCGGTTACCTCCCAATGCAGTGCAGCCGCTGCCATGCCAGCTGCTCTCCAACCTGGCCTCACGGCACTGGCTGCACAACGGGGCAGATGTCAACGCCTCCTACCTGGTGCTGCCCGACGGAGCCCTCATTCTGGTGGGCAGCCCAGAGCGTGCAGGCATCTATGAGTGCTGGTCTCTGGAGGAGGGGTTCCACAAGCTGATGGCCAGCTACTGCGTGGGCGTGCAAGAGCCAGCCCTTGGGCCAGCAAACTCAGGCAGGAAGGTGGCTGCTGGCCGTGACACCCTGGAGACGGTCAGCACGTCCCGGAGCACATCAGCggtgggcagtgctgcagcatggCTGGACGGCAAGACCTACTGGACCGAGTTCCTGGTGATGTGTGTGCTCTTTGCTGCTGCCGTCCTCGTGCTGGCCTTCTTTGTCCTGCACCGGCACCGTGACGGCATGAAAGCCCTGCTGGAGCCTGGTGACCCCAGCAGGCACCAGAAGCCACCCCGCAAGCCAGTGGAGAGCCTGCCCCTGAATGGTAGCAGCCTGCCCAGCACGGCTCCTGAGCACAAGGGCTACCAGGCCTTGCAGGACAACTACATCGTCAGTACCCCTGTGCATGAGCCCCCAGGACCCCCACGCACCTTCTCTGAGTCAGAGAAGAGGCCTCTCCACATCCGTGACAGCTTTGTGGAGGTGTCTCCTGCCTGCCAAAGACCCCGGGTGCGCCTGGGCTCTGAGATCCAGGACTCGGTGGTGTGA